CTTCGCCTCAGCATTACTTCTTTCTGCAGCGTCGATTTCATTAGTAACATGCTCTTCACGTTCTTTCATAATTCCCATTAAAGGACCCCACGCAAATTTGCGTAGCATTACTAATAGAAGTAAGAAAATGAACAATGTATAAGCAATCGTTCCAAATGGAATGGCAGCACCTAATAATAAAGTTGGCACAAGGATTCACTCCCTTCAAAATATCTAAATTGATCATATGAAAAAAAAAGACATACGTTTCATTCATAAAGCAATGGCGAAGAAAGTTCGGAAAAACACTCTTCGCCATCTATGTAAGGGGAGTCTCCCTTATTTGTTCATTACGATGAAAGCAATAACTACACCGATGATTGGAAGTGCCTCAACTAAAGCAACCCCGATGAACATAATTGTTTGAAGTGCGCCTTTTAGTTCTGGTTGACGAGCAACACCTTCGATTGTACGTGATACGATAAGACCGTTACCAATACCTGCACCTAATGCTGATAAACCAATTGCAATTGCAGCTGCGATTACACCTAAACTCATTTAATTTGTCCTCCTTTGTATTATAAAAAAATAAATTTTTTCTTACTTAAATTATATTAATGGTCATGGCTTACTTTATGAGCCATATAAACCATCGTTAACATTACGAAAATAAATGCCTGGATTGAACCAACGAATACACTGAATCCCATCCACGCTAACATAGGTACAAGTGCACCTAATGCGCCAAGGAATGATGCTCCGCCCAACTTAGCAAGTAATCCTAATAAGATCTCACCTGCATAAATGTTACCGAATAAACGAAGACCTAACGTTAATGTGTTAGCAAACTCCTCAATAACCTTTAATGGGAATAAGAATTTCATAGGTTGGAAATAACCTTTTACATATTCTTTCGTACCCTTCATCTTAATTCCATAATAATGGGTGAGGGTAACTACCATCACGGCTAATGTTAATGTAACTGCTGGATCAGACGTTGGTGATCTCCACCATGCAATATGTTCGCCAGCTTCAGTTGCTGAATACATGAATGGTAAACCAAGGAAGTTCGATACGATGATAAACATGATAAGCGTAACGCCAAGCGTTAAGAAACGTCCACCTGTTTTCCAGTCCATCGTACTATTGATAATCCCTTTCACGAAGTCAAACACCCATTCCATGAAGTTTTGCATTCCTGTTGGGCGAAGAGCTAAGCTGCGAGTTCCGATAACAGCGATTAAGAAAACAATAACTGCTGCTACAGTAACCATCATAACTGACGACAAATCGAACGTTAAACCTAGAAATTCAACTAATCTACCGTGTTCCACTAGTAATTCACCTCTCTTCCCTGCTCTTATACTCTAAATAAAGAAAATCTATGATCATGACAAGGTATCCTGTCAGCAATCCTACACCTAAGCCCCACATCGCAATTAACTCTTGATATTTGGCTGCAAATAAAATTAATAACCCAATCGTGGCGAATCTTGAATATGTACTTACCGCTGTTGCCTTAAACTTCACGTTTTCTCCACTTGTTACGCGATCCAGCAGCTTGTCTGTTCTACGTGCAATGATGCGCAAACTAAGAAAACTGAAAATCGTCCCGATAATCAGCCCAAGAAATACATCCTTGTAAGAGGTGAATCCCCATCCTAGCACTAGAAGCGCAAGCAAGTAGTACATATATTTCTTTTGTCTTTGGACAAGTCCATGTACGTCTATCATCATTGCTCTCCCGAATAGTAATGTCGAATGAGTCGAATCATTGCGTATACCCCTGTTCCTAATCCGAGTAATAACCCTATAATAAGAAACAATGGAAACGTTCCAACCTTATTATCAATCCACTGCCCACCAAAGATCCCAACAAGAATAGAACCGACTAACTGAGCAAGAATACCTGACATTAAAGCATAAGCTTTTATATGGCTGCGATCGTTTTTTTGCAA
This Bacillus paramycoides DNA region includes the following protein-coding sequences:
- the atpE gene encoding F0F1 ATP synthase subunit C, which gives rise to MSLGVIAAAIAIGLSALGAGIGNGLIVSRTIEGVARQPELKGALQTIMFIGVALVEALPIIGVVIAFIVMNK
- the atpB gene encoding F0F1 ATP synthase subunit A; its protein translation is MEHGRLVEFLGLTFDLSSVMMVTVAAVIVFLIAVIGTRSLALRPTGMQNFMEWVFDFVKGIINSTMDWKTGGRFLTLGVTLIMFIIVSNFLGLPFMYSATEAGEHIAWWRSPTSDPAVTLTLAVMVVTLTHYYGIKMKGTKEYVKGYFQPMKFLFPLKVIEEFANTLTLGLRLFGNIYAGEILLGLLAKLGGASFLGALGALVPMLAWMGFSVFVGSIQAFIFVMLTMVYMAHKVSHDH
- a CDS encoding ATP synthase subunit I, which gives rise to MIDVHGLVQRQKKYMYYLLALLVLGWGFTSYKDVFLGLIIGTIFSFLSLRIIARRTDKLLDRVTSGENVKFKATAVSTYSRFATIGLLILFAAKYQELIAMWGLGVGLLTGYLVMIIDFLYLEYKSREER
- a CDS encoding AtpZ/AtpI family protein, with translation MQKNDRSHIKAYALMSGILAQLVGSILVGIFGGQWIDNKVGTFPLFLIIGLLLGLGTGVYAMIRLIRHYYSGEQ